In Suricata suricatta isolate VVHF042 chromosome 14, meerkat_22Aug2017_6uvM2_HiC, whole genome shotgun sequence, one DNA window encodes the following:
- the HSBP1L1 gene encoding heat shock factor-binding protein 1-like protein 1 isoform X2: MDARGPKAPGGDALRDAAENLFQELQEHFQALTATLNLRTEEMGNRIEDLQKSVNDLMAQAGIENPIKEQMT, encoded by the exons ATGGACGCGCGGGGACCCAAAGCCCCGGGCGGGGACGCGCTGCGGGACGCG GCAGAAAATCTATTTCAGGAACTTCAAGAACATTTTCAAGCTCTAACTGCAACGTTGAACCTCAGAA CGGAAGAAATGGGAAATCGGATCGAAGATTTACAGAAGAGTGTGAATGACTTAATGGCGCAAGCTGGGATTGAAAATCCTATTAAAGAACAAATG ACCTGA
- the HSBP1L1 gene encoding heat shock factor-binding protein 1-like protein 1 isoform X1, with amino-acid sequence MDARGPKAPGGDALRDAAENLFQELQEHFQALTATLNLRTEEMGNRIEDLQKSVNDLMAQAGIENPIKEQMVRPLLGD; translated from the exons ATGGACGCGCGGGGACCCAAAGCCCCGGGCGGGGACGCGCTGCGGGACGCG GCAGAAAATCTATTTCAGGAACTTCAAGAACATTTTCAAGCTCTAACTGCAACGTTGAACCTCAGAA CGGAAGAAATGGGAAATCGGATCGAAGATTTACAGAAGAGTGTGAATGACTTAATGGCGCAAGCTGGGATTGAAAATCCTATTAAAGAACAAATGGTGAGGCCATTATTAGGGGACTAA